ATCTTTTCCTTCCAAAAGTTCCATTGCAACATATGCAACATCATGATCCTCTCCAGCATCATAAATTGTTACTATGTTTGGATGTGAGAGTGTGCCAGCTGACTCTGCTTCTCTGAAAAATCTCTTTTTAGCCTCTGCCAGCTCGGCAGGATCTATTTCGTCAAATCGTATTGTCTTTATTGCAACAAGTCTGTTTATCTTTGGATCTTTGCCCAGAAACACAGTGCCCATTGCTCCGCGACCCAGTTTTTTTTGTATCTCGTATCTGCCTAGAGTTGGTTTTATTGGAGAGTCTTCAACCAGTATTGTGGCTTCTTTTTTTGAGCTGGTGGTTCCGAATATCATCGTCTCTCCGGCAACCTTCAGTCTTTTGATCCTTTCTTTTATGTCCTTGAAATTACCTGTTTTAAGAATGTGTTCATAAACAGCAGCAGCTTTGTTGAACATTCTTTTGCGTTCAAAATCCAGTCCAAGATTGTATAAAAGTTCCCTGACAGATTCATCTTCGATAGGACATTTTCTGAATTTTTCGAATGCAAGATCCAGCATACCCTGTCCTTGAAATGACAGCCCCAGCATCTTATTTGTTTCTACGCTGTCAGCCTCAACGCGCTCCTTGAGTTCTTCTGTCAGCAGATAGCGCTTAGACATAATGATTGTATACCCCAGCGCGAGGAAAACTGTAGGGATAAACATATTCAGCCATAATCCTTGGGAAGTGAAAAGATAGATTGCAGCGCTGTTCCATGCAATTAACAGCAATAATGAGATTATTGCGCTTACCCCTGCCTTAAGTTTTGGGATGATGAAAGAAAGAAAAATTCCGAAGAATACGATAATCCCGAACTCTGCAAGATCAGCCCATCCCGGACGAGAAATAAAATTATTATTAAGAAGATTTTCTATTACATTTGCCTCTATCTCAACAGTCGGCAGTGTATTGTCGACCGGTGTCACGGCAAGAGTTGCAATCCCTGTAGCAGTGTGGCCGACCAAAACAATCTTATTTTTAAAAGCATCAGGCGGGACTTTATTATTTATTGCATCCACAAAGGAAAAATAAGGGAATGTGTTGAATTTCCCGTTGTAGCTGATGAGCATTCTCTGTTTTTCATCGGTTGGGATGGTGATTTTCCCCAAACTCATGCCATCAAATATTTTTGCATCATGGACATTCAGATCAAGATATTTTATGACTGTCTGTAATGCAAATGAGGGATAAATCCTTCCTTTATAATTTATGAAAAGAGCTTCCCTCCTTATGGTTCCATCTCTGTCAGCAAGAAGGTTAATATGTCCAAGAGCGAGTGCGCCTGATACATATTCCTGTATTGGCGCAGATACTTCAGCTGCATTTATATACAATAAGTTTTGTGTTGTTTCAGAAGAATTTTTTTTAAGATACTCCGGTACATCAGAGTCAGTACCGCCGCTCTGTTCTCCAATCGTAAAGAAGAGTGGGAGGATGACTTTTTTTGAAGATGCGATCGAGGCAGACAGTATCGCATCATTATTAAGGCGTCTCTCTGCGTCAGACAGGGAATTGTAGAAGCGCATTAACTGCTGATTTTTCTGGAATCTGGGAATGCTCTCTATTTCTTCTCTTAATGCCTTTATCTCGATCAGCCCGGAATTCCTGTCAGGCTCAGTGTAAAGAACATTTACTCCGATCACCTTTGCGCCATATTCAGTGAGCATGTCGATCATTCCTGCCATGTAAGCCCTTGGCCATGGCCAGCGTCCTATGCTTGCTATGCTTGTTTCATCTATAGCAACTATCACAACAGGCGCGGATGCTTTTTTCTGGCGAAATATTGACCGTAAATCATATGTTGTATATTCAAGTGTCTGCAATGGATGCCATTCATTAGAAAAGGCAAAGAGTATGAGTATGGTGAGTAAAATTCCGATCAGCCAGTCAGGAAATATATTTTTTATACGGTTCATGCTAGATTTTATCAGTTACAAAAATCAAATTCAATTAGATAAGCTTGTTAATATATATGAGATATTTTTTGATATGCTCCCAAAAAGTTACAGAATTAATGTCGTTGCGACTCGTGCCTAGAGCTAGTACAACCGCATCTTCTTTGCGATTTTCAATAACTAGCGATATAACTATTGCTTCAAATCCTCCAGTAGGATATCTGCGCACTGTTTAGCAATTCCCTTATCATATTGAGCATTAATCTCATTGATTACAGCATTTTTTATGTTTGTAGATGTTTTTATGTCGCCAGACTCATATTTCTTTTTCAACTCTAAAAGCTTTTTGCTGATTGAATTGTAAATTCCTTGATTTTTTATAAAACCAAGAATGTAACAACTTTCCCATTCATTGTTTAGATTTACAGGACTTACTACCTTTCTGATTTTGTTCTCAGACAGATTTGTATAGTTATAAAAAATTTCAATAGTCTGTGTATTATTTGGAGTGATTATTAGATTTTTATTAAATTCATCAACTGTACAAAGTACATTTGTAAGTTCCGTCTGATCTGTACCAAAGGAATAGCAAAAATCTAAAATGGCATTCTTATCTGGAACTATAAAAATTTCATACTTGCCGTCTTTAGCTTTATTTAAACCAAATGAGTATCCAGACGAAATAAATACATTTTCACCACTTACCTTATTTCTACAATATAAAGCATTATTTACAGAATATCCTCCATTAATATCTGAGGGCAAAATAACTTTTCTCTCAAAATATTCAAAATTTGATGTACATTCTTGATCTGGCTCAGGATAATCAAAAGGCTTATCTCTAAGAAGTGATTTTCTGAAAGTCCCCATCCATATTTTTTTAGTTTCATCCCAACCAAGTATTTCTCCGTCTGGAGTTTTAACATAAAATTTAAATGAAGGGTGTGAAAAATCACTACTTCTATAATCATAGACCCTAAAACTAAAACCTCTTAGTGTTTCCATTACATTGTTGTCTATGGCAAAACAGTTACTAACCATAATAAATATCACAAAAGATAAAATTATAATTCTCATTTTATATCCCTCCTATTTAAATCTTCTGTAACCACATATCTCACTAACTGTTGTTACTCTGTTTGCAGGATCAATAACTTGCAATTCGCTACAGTCATCGGAAATACCTTTTAATAAAACAAAGTGACTGCATCTCCCGTCAGAACCTTGGATTTGTAAAATATACTTATAGCCATTTTCAAAATCGTCTCTTAGTTGCGTGATATTCAAAACTGATTGGAGTGGCTCTGGGAAATCATAGCTAAAATCCTTACGTTTATTATATTTAACTTGTGGGCAATATTTTATTAGCACTTTCCCCCAATCAACTTCCCCAGATTTAAAACATTCTTGGCAGCTGTTAACTGTATGCAAATCCACATAACAACCTGCCGAATTCATTAACATAGTAAGAGAAGACATGGCACACCCTTGCCTGCATATTGTTTTCTTGGTGTTGTCATATTTAATTTCTGTAGTATTAAATTTTGAATCACATTGTCTTATTTGCTCTGGCATAATTGGAAGCGTTATTCCGCATCCGCATCCCTCATCCACCTGTCCATTACAATTGTTATCTAAATTGTCTCCACAGATCTCTTCTGTTGGTAAAACCTCGCCAACACATGTTCCCCATTGACCGCCTGAGCATGTCTGTGTTCCTGCCTGGCATAATCCTACTCCTTTTGTCTCTGAAGCTCCTGAATAGCAGGATTGAGTTTGGCCGTCTGTGCAGACTGATTGGCATACCCACTCGTAAACTCGAGCAAGTGAACACGTGCAAGTTGTCAATACACCTTGAGTGCATGTTAATCCAGGCTGAGGTAGAAGAGGTGTTTGACATGGGTTTTTACAAGGTCCGAATACATCACATGTAATATTGTCGCGCACACACAACATATTAAAACCAGCTTGATACAAATATTTTCCGATTATAGTGTTCTCAGCACTCCAATTTGGCCATGTGCAGGTTGAATCCCAACAGTCGCTTCTTTTTAACCAAATTCCTGCGTTCGTAACTCTCACTTCTTTTGCCGCAATCGCTTCATCAGAACATCCTGCCGTCACAGTTATCCCACCGCAGGAAGACGATGTTGTTGTAAGAATACCGTTTAAATTTATAGTTGCTCCTATTCCTGTTACACTCCACCATACTGTTCCGTTACAATCTGTTGTATATTGATTGATACTGTTTGTTGTGATTCCTTCAGAGCCAGTTATGGTGAGTGCATATGAGTTACTTACAAATAGGGGAAAAATTGTTAGGAATGCAAGGCAAATGAACAGAACAGTCTTTTTCATAAGTTTCCCTCGAAAATTATTTCCAAAAGTAAAAATTATGAAATTTAATTGGGATTGTATTGCTTGAAAACATCATTGTCAAGAAAAAACTCCAGCTTTCGTATCTTTTTCAGAATTTCTAAATAAACTTTTATGAGTTATTGAAATGAGAAAAACGACGGTTCTATTTATTTTTATTTTCATCTTTTCCCAATTTTTCCTTTAGTTTAATCAGCGCCTCTCTATTCAATATCACTTTTTCTTGAATTTAGCAAGGGTGATAAAAAACAGCGCTGTCAGCGTAAGAACTATTGCGCCGCCCGGAGAAATATCAAACCTGTATGAGAGATAAAGGCCTGCTATTGTGGAGAACAGGGCTGTGAGGCATGAAATTATTAACATGGGATAGAATCTTCTTGTCAGCAGCTGCGCTACTGCGCCGGGAATAACAAGAAGCGCTGATACAAGGATTATCCCGACGACCTTGATAGACATTACGATCGCAACTGCCATTGAAACAAGAAAAATTGATTTAATAAAGTTTGTCGGTATTCCGCTTACAACTGCAAGCTCTTCGTTAAATGTTATCAGCAGAAGATATTTGATTATCAGCGACAGAATTATCAAGATTACAAAAGATGTGATTATTGTGAACCACATTTCGCTTTCGCTTATTGCTAGTATGCTTCCGAAAAGATATCCGAAGAGATCAACGTTGTAGCTTTTTGAGAGACTGATAAGAACAATTCCAAGAGCCATTGAGCTTGAGAAGAATATGCCTATTGCCGTATCTTCAGCAACCTTGCCTTTTGAGCTGATCCTTTCTATTGAAAAGGCGATTATGACCGAGTATATCATTGCTGTTATCAATGGATTTATTCCTGCAAGAAATCCTATTGCAACTCCGCCGAATGCAGCATGAGAGATTCCTGAACCCACGAAAGATACCCTTCTTAAGACTACAAATACAGATATTATGCCTGTAAGAATTGCCACCATAATTCCTGTGATGATTGACCTCTGTATAAATCCGTATGACAATATCTCTGTCATTTTTTCAGCCTTTCGCACTTGTCGCATGTCTCAGTGTGCATCAGTATCTCGATATTTTTCCCGTAAAGTTTTTCCAGCATTTTTTCATTTATCGCACCCAAAGGCGCTCCGTGATAATAAAGTGTTTTATTCAGACATGCGATCTCATCCACATAAGCTGTCACTGATCCTATGTCATGAGAGACCATAATAATAGTCAGCCCGAATCTTTTCTGAAGTCCTTTAAGCAGGTGATAAAAATCTTCCTGCCCTACAACATCGATCCCTGTGCTTGGTTCATCGAGTATCAGGACTTTCGGGTCATTAATAAGAGCGCGTGCAATAGAAATTCGCTGCTGTTCCCCTCCTGAAAGATCATAAAACTGGCGGTTCTCGTTGCCTGACATACCTATGAGTTTTATGTATTCCATTGCCTTGTTTTTTTCCTTTGATGAAGGCCATCTTAATATCCCGAGTTTTCCATACAATCCCATAAGAACAACGTCCAGTGCGCTTGCAGGGAAATTCATATCAAGATTTATGTGCTGCGGCAAGTAACCGAATATCCCGTCTTTCATGCCTTGTTCCGGGAGTCTGTTAAATATCCTGATTGTGCCGTTCGAAGGTCTTATAAGACCGAGCATCACTCTGAGCAGAGTTGTTTTCCCGCTCCCATTTGGTCCGACAATTCCGAGAAACTTACCTTGTTCGAGCGAGAGATTTATATCTTTCAGAATTTCTCTTCTGCCAAGAACTGTGGACAGGTTATTTATTTCTATTGCATTCATTATTTCATTGCCTCTTCCATTACTGAGAGATTATATCTCAGTAGTCCGATGTATGTGTCTCTGTTTTTGATATTTCGGTCTCCAATCGGGTCGAGAAAGAGTATTTTTGCTCCTGACTCGTCTGCTATTACTTCAGCAGCCTTTGGATTGAACTGAGGCTCTGCAAAGACCACCCTGGTATGCAATTTTTTGAGCTCCCTAATGATCTTTGCTATATGCTTTGGGCTGGGTTCTCTGCCCGGAGCTTCCTCTATAACCCCTGTAACTTTTAACCCGTATCTGTTGGAAAAATAATTCCATGTGGAGTGAAAGCTGACGTATTCTTTTGTCCTGAACCGTCCTGTTCTTTGTGCTATCTCTTCATGGAGCTTATCCAGCCTTTTTTTATATGTCTCGGCATTATGTGAATAAAAGTTTTTATTCTGAGGATCTGCCTTTATCAATGCCTCAAGGATTTTATCCACAAAACCTTTTGCAAAAACAGGATCCAGCCAGAAATGAGGATCAACGCTTCTGCTGGAATTTTTTTCCTTATGCTCATGCGAATCAATGCCATAAATAAGTGGGATATTATCAGAGAGGTCAACAATAGCCAGATTTTTATTTGAAGCTGTTTTTAATGCTTTTTCAGCCCAGAACTCAAGCCCTGCGCCTATTTTTACAAAGACCTTTGCCCTTGCCAGCTCTGCCATATCGAGAGGCGTCAGATCGAATGTGTGGGGTGAGGCTCCCGGAGGAAGCATTACCTTTACATCGATTTTATCTCTTCCGACATTTTTTGCGATATCTCCGACAGGATAGATGCTGGCAATGACCTTAATATTTTCTGCATTGGATTCATAAGCATAGAATAATAATAAAATTGATATAATTATCTGGAATAATCTTTTCATGAATTTCCTGCCTTATAAATATCTAAGATTTCTAATATCATATATGAATTCGAGATTGGTGTAAAATATCATTGATGAATAACTCTGAGAAAATTTCGGCCCTCTATTTCAGGGATTTTCGTCTCTTCTGGTTCGGCCAGCTTATTTCCCTGTCAGGGACATGGATGCAGGCTGTTGCACAGGGCTGGCTTGTTTATACCCTGACAAAATCGCCTTTATATCTGGGCATTGCTGCAACTGCATCATCTCTGCCTATCTTATTTTTCAGTCTGATAGGCGGAATTGTGGCAGACAGATTCAGAAAAAGAAATTTGATAATCCTCACACAGGCGCTGTCGATAATCCCTGCATTGGCGCTGGGAATGCTCACAGATCTTCATATTGTTACAGTGTATGAGGTGATTCTGCTTGCGTTTTTTCTGGGCGTAGTCAATGCGTTTGATATGCCTGCAAGACAGTCATTTCTTGTTGAGATGGTGGGCAAAGGCAATCTGCTTAACGCAATTGCGCTTAATTCTGCTGCATTCAATGGTGCGCGGCTTATTGGACCTGTTATTGCAGGATTTGTAATAGCGAATATGAGCCTTCCGGCATGCTTCTATCTTAATGCCCTGAGTTTTGTTGCAGTGATAATAGGTCTTTCAATGATAAAAACAAAAGGTGAGATCAAGACTCATTCAAGCGGATTTTTCAAAGACATGATGGAGGGAGTGCATTTCATAAGAAAAGAAAAAGATGTTCTTTATCTTATGATGCTTATTGCTTCATTAAGCCTGTTCGGTATTCCATTTACAAGTTTTCTGCCTGTTTTTGCTGAAGATATTTTTGGCGCCGGCGCAAAAGGATTTGGTCTTCTTGTAAGCGCTACAGGGCTTGGCGCATTAACTGCTGGGGTTATGATTGCTGTCAGGGGCGACATCCGGAATAAGATGAGATATATGTCTATTGCAGCGCTATGTTTTTCAGTCTCGCTTCTTTTTGTATCTGTCTCAAAGGTTTTCAGCATCACCTTGATTTTGCTTGTGTGTGCGGGCTGGGGGATTGTGAGTTTTCTTGCAACAGCCAACAGCTTCATACAACTTTCTTCTACGGATAATCTGAGGGGAAGGCTGATGAGCATTTATGCTATCGTGTTTCTGGGGTTTACTCCGATAGGAAGTTTTATGATTGGAGCGCTGTCAGACTCTATCGGCACCACCCTTGCAATAACATTTTCATCAATAGTATGCCTTACTGCTTCAGGGTTGTTCCTTGTCAGATATCTGAAAACAAAAAAAACAGACGGCATATTGCTTATTAACGAGACAGACGAATATTAAGATAAACAAAGCGATCTCAGTCAGCCGCTATTTTCCAAATACAGTCTTTAAAAGGTCTGTGACTCTGGCCATTGGATCTTTTCTTATCTTCTTTTCCTCTTCTCCGATCATGTAGAAAAGACCGTCAAGCGCCTTGTTTGTTACATAATGGTCGAGGTCAAGGGACTCTGCTTTCATTAGAGGGATCGCCTCATATTTTCCTATCATGTTTTTGTATGTGCGTGTTACTCCAACCTCATTCATGCTGTTTGAGATGACGGGCTTGAACGACTTGTATATTTTATCATTGGTTTTTTCTTTGAAAAATTCTGTTGCAGCAGTGTCTCCTCCGTTTAGAATCTTCTTGGCATCGTCAAAGGTCATCTGTTTAATCGCATCCACAAAATAATCAAATGCCTGAGGCGCTGCTTTTTCGGCTGCACGGTTCATGCTTAATACAAAATCATCGACCTGTTTCTGGAGACCGACTTTTCTCAGGACATCAGCTGTTTTTTGAATTTTTTCGGGCATCAGAATCTTTATCATCTCATTCCCGAAATATCCATCGAGTTTTGATACTTTTTTTACTGCATTATCAGAGCCGATTGAGAGCGCTTCTTTCAAGCCTGCAACTATTGTCTGATTATCAGTTCCTTTTTGTGTCTTACTGCCAACAGCTTTTATCAGGTCATCAAAAAAACCCGCATAAGAAATTCCAACAAAAAAAATTAAAGAAAGGATTACAAAAAGGCATATTTTTTTCATGTAAAAATCCTCCTCAGTATATTTTGTAAAACTTCTGTTTTGAATGTCTTGTTTACATAATATCTTTTTTTGTTCGTATCTTCAATATCTGTTTCTTGAAGATATTAATCAGTTTGTATAATATTGATTAGTAATGAAGATACTAGCGATAGATACATCAACAATGCTGGGCGGCGTTGCCATAATGGATGAAGAGCATCTTATTGCAGAAGGCAGATTAAACGTCCTGTCCACGCATTCAGAAAGGCTCATGACAGAGATAGAACATTGTCTTAAACAGGCGGGACTTAATATATCTGATATTGATGTGTTTGGCGTTACGATCGGTCCGGGCTCTTTCACAGGCATAAGAATAGGGCTGAGCACAATCAAGGGCTTTGCATATTCAACAGCAAAGCCAATAGTTTCCATTCCAACTCTTGATGCTTTTGCATGGAATTTTACTCACAGCAAATATCCTGTATGCACAATGCTTGATGCAAGAAGGAAAGAAGTTTATGCAGCATTGTATAAATGGGAAGATAATGATTTCAGAAAAATAATGCCCGAGGAATCATCAAATCCTAAAAATTTTTTAGAGAGAGTTTTATCAGCTATTAAATCCGATAAATATATCTTTGCCGGTGAAGGAACTCTGCTTTATAAAGATAAGATATTAAGTATTTTTAAAGAAAGAGCAGTTTTCCCTTCCCCTGAAAAAATGGCGGCATGTCCTTCAAATGCTGCGTATCTTGGACTCAAGAAGGCATTAAAAGGAGATTTTTCAGAGCCTTTAACACTTACCCCGCTTTATATCAGAAAGTCAGAAGCAGAATTGAAATTTCAAACTAAATGAAGATGAAATTCACTCTTAGGGAGATGACAGAGGCAGACCTGCCTCAGGTTATCGAGATAGAGAATCTCTCTTTCAGCACTCCGTGGTCAGCAGAATCTTTTAAAACAGAAATCTCAAGCAGTAGCTCTATTGCAAAAACCGCTGTTTCGGAAAACTATAATGTAATTGGATATATCTGCGCAAAAAAGATTCTTGACGAGGCCCATATTCTTAATATTGCAGTCCATAAGAATTTCAGAGAAAAAGGAATTGCCAGAAAGCTTATCCAAAGTGTACTTGATGAATTAAGGGAGAATGAGTGCAGAATTCTGTATCTTGAAGTCAGAGCATCGAATAATATTGCACGAAAGTTATATGAGAGTTTTGGGGCAGAGGTAATTGGTTTAAGGAAACAGTATTATACTCATCCGGCAGAAGACGCTGTATTGATGAAGCTTAAGCTTTAGTCTTTTTCGCTTTTTTCTCAGACAATTCTGCAGCTCCTTTGATTGCCATGAGAAACACATTCTTTAACTTCTTGTCTTTTATGGTCCTGAATAGTTTGAGTAATTTAATTTCATCATCATCTAGCGAACCGTAAAGACTTGCGGATTCAGACACAAACATTTTTTCATCATCTGATGATATAAATCTGCTGGCCGGCATGCCCAGTGCATTAGCAATCTGTGAGAGTCTTGATATCCTGATTTCACTTAACCCTTTTTCATATTTCTGAATCTGTTGATATGAAATTCCGATTTTTTCAGCTAATCCCATCTGAGATAGCCCGGCTGTTTTTCTGGCAATTCTAATCATATTTCCAATATGTTTCGTGTCCACATTTCTCTCCATGTGCAATGCATAATTTTGCGTGTCAACAAAGGAAAAGTCTATAAACTCGCAGTTGTAACTCCTTGACAAATACAACCTGAAGTGGTAAATAATAACATGAGGGTAAATGATAAAAAAGTCCTTGTTGTCGACGATGATTCTTATGTCAGAGAGTTTTTAAAGGAATTTTTCGATTTTTATGGATACAATGCAGACTGCGCCTGCAGCGGAGATGAGGCAATTATGCTGGTAAAAAAGAAGCGCTATCATATTGTTATAACAGAATATATTATTCAAGGGATTAGCAGTATTGAACTTATAGAAAGAATAAAAAACCTGAACTCGTCGCTGCCGGTAATAGCTATGAGTTGTTTATGCCCGGAAGGCGAGTTTCTAAAAACAGGAGCGGATTTTTTTATCAACAAGCCTATTAAATTCAGCGTGTTGAAAGATATTCTGGATAAGGTCTCGTCTACTTAGAATTTTTTAATGATCTGATTATCTTCGCAGTGGTTGTGACTGCTGTGCCGATCTCTCCTACAACTATTCCTGCTGCATGATTGGCAATAACTGCTGCCTGCTGGAGTGTTGCCCCTGATGCATGTGCAAGCGCAAATGCTGCAATTACAGTATCACCAGCTCCTGTTACATCATAGACTTGTCTTGCAACTGTCGGTATGTGAGCGACCTTTCCTTTTTCGAATAAACTCATGCCGTCTTCGCCTCTTGTTAAAAGCACGGCCTTGCATGATAGTTTTTTAAGGAGTATTCTGCCTGCCTTAATCAGTGATTCTTCATCTTTTATTTCTATTCCTGCGCCGTTTGATGCTTCCATTATGTTCGGTGTAATCAGCGATACATTTTTGTAAAGATGGAAATGCCCCATTTTTGGGTCTACTGCAACAAATCTGTTCCTGGGTTTTGCGGCCTTCATTACTTCCTGTATTAATTCAGGAGTTACCACCCCTTTCTTGTAATCAGATATTATTACTGCATCATATTCAGGAACCATTCTTCTCAGACAATCAATTATTGCTTTGAGAGTATTACCTGATATTTTGCTCTTTTCTTCCCTGTCAAATCTTACAACCTGCTGGTTATGCGCAACAACCCTTGCCTTTATTGTTGTGGGTCTTTTGTCATCGAATAAATAACAGGCAACTCTTTTTTCCTGAAGAAGCTGTTTCATCATCTCGCCGGCCATGTCTTTTCCAACCAGACCAACAACCGCCACATGTCCGCCAAGGCTTGAGATGTTGTTTGCAACATTGCACGCGCCGCCCAGAAGAAAGTTTTCTGATGTTACATCAACAACAGGAACCGGCGCTTCTGGTGAAATCCTGTTAACATTTCCCCATATGTACTGATCCAGCACAAGATCGCCGATAACAAGGACTTTTCTTTTTCTGAAATTGCTAAAAATCTTTGTGAAATCCATAGTAGTAAGAATAAAACATAAGTCTGCAAAAATCAATTTAATTAGTTTTATTTCGTAGCAGCTTTGTGTTAGATTTTATAAAGCCTCTCAGGAGAGAAACTTGAATAATAAAAAAAATATTGCTTTGATATTGTTAGTTATTGGAATTTTTTTATTTTCATATTCAGCGGAAGCTGGAGAAAAGATAAGCATTGTTGCTGTAGGCGATATAATGATGGGCACTACATTTAAGAAAGTGATGCTTCCTCCTGATGACGGGGCAGGCATATTCAATAATGTCGGGCAGGAGCTAAAAGGGCATGATATTGTATTTGGAAATCTGGAAGGTCCTTTTTTAGACGCAGGAGAGCCGGCGAAATGCCTCCGCAAAACCAAGGATTGTTTTGTCTTTAGAATGCCTACAAGATATGTGTACCATCTGAAAGATACCGGATTTAATGTTATGAACTATTCGAATAATCATACTTTTGATTTCGGCCTCAGAGGAATAGAAAGCACAAAAGATACTCTTATTTCAGCCGGCATAAAACATGTAGGTTGTAATGACATTGCTTATTTTGAAATTAGAGGCAAGAAGATAGCAGTAGTGGGTTTTTCATTCCCATCTTCAGCTCCAGATACTTTATTAATAAATGATATCCCAAACGCTGCGTTGATTGTTGGTGAGCTTAAGCAGTCAAATGATATTG
Above is a genomic segment from Nitrospiraceae bacterium containing:
- a CDS encoding metal ABC transporter permease, translated to MTEILSYGFIQRSIITGIMVAILTGIISVFVVLRRVSFVGSGISHAAFGGVAIGFLAGINPLITAMIYSVIIAFSIERISSKGKVAEDTAIGIFFSSSMALGIVLISLSKSYNVDLFGYLFGSILAISESEMWFTIITSFVILIILSLIIKYLLLITFNEELAVVSGIPTNFIKSIFLVSMAVAIVMSIKVVGIILVSALLVIPGAVAQLLTRRFYPMLIISCLTALFSTIAGLYLSYRFDISPGGAIVLTLTALFFITLAKFKKK
- a CDS encoding metal ABC transporter ATP-binding protein — translated: MNAIEINNLSTVLGRREILKDINLSLEQGKFLGIVGPNGSGKTTLLRVMLGLIRPSNGTIRIFNRLPEQGMKDGIFGYLPQHINLDMNFPASALDVVLMGLYGKLGILRWPSSKEKNKAMEYIKLIGMSGNENRQFYDLSGGEQQRISIARALINDPKVLILDEPSTGIDVVGQEDFYHLLKGLQKRFGLTIIMVSHDIGSVTAYVDEIACLNKTLYYHGAPLGAINEKMLEKLYGKNIEILMHTETCDKCERLKK
- the tsaB gene encoding tRNA (adenosine(37)-N6)-threonylcarbamoyltransferase complex dimerization subunit type 1 TsaB produces the protein MKILAIDTSTMLGGVAIMDEEHLIAEGRLNVLSTHSERLMTEIEHCLKQAGLNISDIDVFGVTIGPGSFTGIRIGLSTIKGFAYSTAKPIVSIPTLDAFAWNFTHSKYPVCTMLDARRKEVYAALYKWEDNDFRKIMPEESSNPKNFLERVLSAIKSDKYIFAGEGTLLYKDKILSIFKERAVFPSPEKMAACPSNAAYLGLKKALKGDFSEPLTLTPLYIRKSEAELKFQTK
- a CDS encoding MFS transporter; this translates as MNNSEKISALYFRDFRLFWFGQLISLSGTWMQAVAQGWLVYTLTKSPLYLGIAATASSLPILFFSLIGGIVADRFRKRNLIILTQALSIIPALALGMLTDLHIVTVYEVILLAFFLGVVNAFDMPARQSFLVEMVGKGNLLNAIALNSAAFNGARLIGPVIAGFVIANMSLPACFYLNALSFVAVIIGLSMIKTKGEIKTHSSGFFKDMMEGVHFIRKEKDVLYLMMLIASLSLFGIPFTSFLPVFAEDIFGAGAKGFGLLVSATGLGALTAGVMIAVRGDIRNKMRYMSIAALCFSVSLLFVSVSKVFSITLILLVCAGWGIVSFLATANSFIQLSSTDNLRGRLMSIYAIVFLGFTPIGSFMIGALSDSIGTTLAITFSSIVCLTASGLFLVRYLKTKKTDGILLINETDEY
- a CDS encoding serine/threonine-protein kinase; this encodes MNRIKNIFPDWLIGILLTILILFAFSNEWHPLQTLEYTTYDLRSIFRQKKASAPVVIVAIDETSIASIGRWPWPRAYMAGMIDMLTEYGAKVIGVNVLYTEPDRNSGLIEIKALREEIESIPRFQKNQQLMRFYNSLSDAERRLNNDAILSASIASSKKVILPLFFTIGEQSGGTDSDVPEYLKKNSSETTQNLLYINAAEVSAPIQEYVSGALALGHINLLADRDGTIRREALFINYKGRIYPSFALQTVIKYLDLNVHDAKIFDGMSLGKITIPTDEKQRMLISYNGKFNTFPYFSFVDAINNKVPPDAFKNKIVLVGHTATGIATLAVTPVDNTLPTVEIEANVIENLLNNNFISRPGWADLAEFGIIVFFGIFLSFIIPKLKAGVSAIISLLLLIAWNSAAIYLFTSQGLWLNMFIPTVFLALGYTIIMSKRYLLTEELKERVEADSVETNKMLGLSFQGQGMLDLAFEKFRKCPIEDESVRELLYNLGLDFERKRMFNKAAAVYEHILKTGNFKDIKERIKRLKVAGETMIFGTTSSKKEATILVEDSPIKPTLGRYEIQKKLGRGAMGTVFLGKDPKINRLVAIKTIRFDEIDPAELAEAKKRFFREAESAGTLSHPNIVTIYDAGEDHDVAYVAMELLEGKDLTSFASKNNRLPVKEILKIVGSVAEGLDYAHSKGIVHRDIKPANIMLLKTGDVKITDFGIARVIASSKTQTGVVLGTPSYMSPEQVLGKKVDGRSDLFSLGVVFFELVSSAKPFTGDSIATLMFNIANTQHPQVRELAQDIPGCCVPLINMMLEKDVDMRYQRGRDIASDISKCMENLS
- a CDS encoding DUF4197 domain-containing protein, encoding MKKICLFVILSLIFFVGISYAGFFDDLIKAVGSKTQKGTDNQTIVAGLKEALSIGSDNAVKKVSKLDGYFGNEMIKILMPEKIQKTADVLRKVGLQKQVDDFVLSMNRAAEKAAPQAFDYFVDAIKQMTFDDAKKILNGGDTAATEFFKEKTNDKIYKSFKPVISNSMNEVGVTRTYKNMIGKYEAIPLMKAESLDLDHYVTNKALDGLFYMIGEEEKKIRKDPMARVTDLLKTVFGK
- a CDS encoding metal ABC transporter substrate-binding protein, with the translated sequence MKRLFQIIISILLLFYAYESNAENIKVIASIYPVGDIAKNVGRDKIDVKVMLPPGASPHTFDLTPLDMAELARAKVFVKIGAGLEFWAEKALKTASNKNLAIVDLSDNIPLIYGIDSHEHKEKNSSRSVDPHFWLDPVFAKGFVDKILEALIKADPQNKNFYSHNAETYKKRLDKLHEEIAQRTGRFRTKEYVSFHSTWNYFSNRYGLKVTGVIEEAPGREPSPKHIAKIIRELKKLHTRVVFAEPQFNPKAAEVIADESGAKILFLDPIGDRNIKNRDTYIGLLRYNLSVMEEAMK
- the rimI gene encoding ribosomal protein S18-alanine N-acetyltransferase, producing MKMKFTLREMTEADLPQVIEIENLSFSTPWSAESFKTEISSSSSIAKTAVSENYNVIGYICAKKILDEAHILNIAVHKNFREKGIARKLIQSVLDELRENECRILYLEVRASNNIARKLYESFGAEVIGLRKQYYTHPAEDAVLMKLKL